A single Equus quagga isolate Etosha38 chromosome 8, UCLA_HA_Equagga_1.0, whole genome shotgun sequence DNA region contains:
- the RAET1E gene encoding retinoic acid early transcript 1E, translated as MNPPGNSKGETGQGSRGWRGLGWGLLPLQRGPSEGAPGPHLHLSLTDAHSLCLNLTVKPQARPGQPWCEVQGSVDRKPFLQYDSDSKKVRALGLLGEKVNATNAWTDLIRTPGEVGQELRMVLPVIRLEKNRTRGLPTLQAKLCCQREAERCTGASWQFSINGQTAVFDTMSMNWTVIDPGARGIQEEWENNQDLAEHFRKLSAGDCSHWLREFLEHWEKVPEPTGN; from the exons atGAATCCTCCTGGTAACA GTAAAGGGGAGACAGGACAAGGATCCAGAGGATGGAGGGGGCTGGGATGGGGACTCCTCCCCCTGCAGCGAGGCCCTTCAGAGGGAGCCCCAGGGCCACACCTGCATCTTTCTCTCACAGACGCTCATTCTCTTTGCCTCAACCTCACTGTCAAACCTCAGGCCAGACCTGGACAACCCTGGTGTGAAGTCCAGGGCTCAGTGGATAGAAAGCCTTTCCTTCAGTATGACAGTGACAGCAAAAAGGTCAGAGCTTTGGGTCTCCTGGGGGAGAAGGTAAACGCCACCAATGCCTGGACAGACTTGATACGAACACCGGGAGAAGTGGGGCAAGAGCTCAGGATGGTCCTGCCTGTCATCAGACTGGAGAAGAACAGGACCAGGG GTCTTCCCACCCTGCAGGCCAAGCTGTGTTGTCAGCGGGAAGCAGAACGATGCACTGGTGCGTCCTGGCAGTTCAGCATCAATGGACAGACAGCCGTCTTTGACACGATGAGCATGAACTGGACAGTCATTGATCCCGGAGCCAGAGGGATCCAGGAGGAGTGGGAGAACAACCAGGACCTGGCAGAGCATTTCAGGAAGCTCTCAGCAGGAGACTGCAGTCACTGGCTGAGGGAATTCTTAGAACACTGGGAGAAAGTGCCAGAGCCTACAGGTAACTGA